A single Balaenoptera ricei isolate mBalRic1 chromosome 13, mBalRic1.hap2, whole genome shotgun sequence DNA region contains:
- the LOC132377175 gene encoding ATPase inhibitor, mitochondrial-like yields MAAVELVAWMQLRVWSVWVMQGLGFGSEPADNLGSSEATVWNAGVDFRKREQAKGERYLRACAKEQLAALKKHHENEISHHVKEIECLQKEMEEHKQLVKKLKHHDDD; encoded by the coding sequence ATGGCAGCCGTGGAGTTGGTGGCATGGATGCAGCTCAGAGTGTGGAGCGTCTGGGTCATGCAGGGCCTGGGCTTTGGCTCGGAACCAGCAGACAATCTAGGCTCCAGTGAGGCCACAGTCTGGAATGCTGGAGTAGACTTCAGAAAAAGAGAGCAGGCCAAAGGGGAGCGATACCTCCGAGCTTGTGCTAAAGAACAGCTGGCAGCCTTGAAGAAACACCATGAAAATGAGATCTCTCATCATGTGAAAGAGATTGAGTGCCtgcagaaagaaatggaagagcaCAAGCAGTTGGTCAAGAAACTAAAGCATCATGATGATGATTAA